One Thalassotalea hakodatensis DNA segment encodes these proteins:
- a CDS encoding hotdog family protein, with amino-acid sequence MNKYAIEALIAHREPMILISRLIDFGETHATCEVDITKDSAFYQPDSNGVQSYIGIEYMAQAIAAFAGIKALEQGKPVDIGFLLGSRKYQCYQTCFKLNETYQISIEELYKETSGLSVFECEISLGEHIIAQAKVNAFQPENPREFLKEQQ; translated from the coding sequence ATGAATAAATACGCGATTGAAGCATTAATCGCTCATCGAGAACCTATGATCTTAATTTCTCGACTTATCGATTTTGGCGAAACACACGCAACATGCGAAGTGGATATAACGAAAGATTCGGCTTTTTATCAACCTGACAGTAACGGTGTACAAAGTTATATTGGTATTGAATATATGGCGCAAGCTATTGCGGCTTTTGCAGGTATTAAAGCACTAGAACAAGGAAAACCCGTAGATATAGGTTTTTTATTGGGAAGCAGGAAATATCAATGCTACCAAACATGCTTCAAGCTAAATGAAACCTACCAAATATCAATTGAAGAATTATATAAAGAAACATCAGGATTAAGCGTGTTTGAATGTGAAATCTCATTAGGTGAGCATATTATTGCGCAAGCAAAAGTTAATGCGTTTCAACCAGAAAACCCGAGAGAATTTTTAAAGGAACAACAATGA